AATTTTTGGATATCGAAGGATGTGAGTTTGGTGCTCAATATTGCTGTGGGCCCGTGGTAGGGCTGGTGGGTATACATAtcaggtttaggatatcctttgggccgagccaccggctttgtaggtggagaccttgccaaggggggaTCTTGGTTGCCTTGTCACAAGGCGTTGTATCGTAACCATAGTTAGGTATTGAGCAAAAGGTCGATGGATGTGAGATTGATCAAGGGATAGACCATTGTTTTTTGgtagagattaatcaatggacttGACTATTGATATTTGAATTGTGATGGTGGATTTAAATGTGTATTTCTGACTTGTATAAAGTTTTGTTGAAACAAATGATTCGTActtgatttgatatgtatatataatgaGTTGGATTATGATTTTTCGATAATGCTCTATACTTATTTATATGCATAGTGGCCGCTTGATCTGCTTAGAAGAGATATGTACAACTCATTGAGTGTGTGGTTGCTCACCCCTCTATTTCCAAATCTTTTTAGGTCCCTTAGTTAGCGACCAATAGAATGAAAGCGATATTGACAGGGAGTTTTAAGAGTTGGATTCGAATGGTTAGAGGCCGCATCCTTCGGGTGGAAGGACCGCCCTGTTACCCCCACCCCTGTAGGAGTTGGGGTGTGACAAAAACAACCAACATAACTTCATTAGAGCTGAGACTTGAGAGGGCAAACTTCATACCATACGAAGGTTTTGTGCGCGGACTAGCACATCGGTTCTTGAAATGACATAGGAGCAATCCTCGGTGACCACATTCCATTTGCAGGTCCAGTTTTTTTAAGCATCCATCAGTGCTTACTTTCACTGAAACTCGGCTATGCataattaagcaaataaattcATATTTCCCAAAGTTTATTAGAAAACAGAAGCCAACGTTAGTTCAAACTTCATAGCTCCAtcatttttgaagttttttggtGACCGCATGTGGCTgatctaaaaacttaagctattaaATGATATCTCAATACTTGAACAATCTTGAACATTGGGAGAGATGATTGGTTCTACTAAGTAAATGTGAGGGCTATCCTGTAATAGTTTCCGTAGTTGGGTTTAGAAGAGGATGTGTAGACTTGACTTGGGGGGCAGCTATATAAAGAAATTGCAAAGATGTGTCgaacaaaatataatttcacAGCAAATACAATCAAACATTAAGTAAAACCAattatttctctttattttttggtcagacAATTATTGCTCCATAGTGCGAAAGTGAGAAATGGCCCAGCTTCTGAGTTTGTCACAACGTGGAACGGCAACATCTTTATGTAGAACTTTTGCATAATGATGGAGGGTCAACCAGGTCAGAAAAATGCCTCTTAGCTAATCTTCCTTAACAGGAAATGACATATTCCTGCTTTTTATTAAGGGAAGACATTAACCCATGTGCTCAGCTTAGACCCGTTAAAcaggtgggtcgggtcgggtcgggtttgggtcgggtcataaatggtctgacccaaatcgacccatttaacccgtttatgatccgtttattgcaatgcaaaaattttgacccataTCCAAACCGACTCATACTTAACCTATAcctgacccatttaactaaacttaatttatttatatatatatatatagatatatatatatttaaaaaaaggtattgctaaaataattttatacaacacaaatttaatagaaaaatatttttataatttttaaaataattattttaaaaaatcgaattttaattatttttttattaaaaattaattatttttatttttaaaatataaattttctttttctttttcttcttcttctttggttggcCGCCGACCACAACGATGGCCGGCGgctggccactggcgaggctcgagctcgagtTTGCTCGACGccgacgagctcgagcctcgccggacatcaacgaggcctccgcctcgcaaatctagcgagcttgaggctcgcggtgtcgggcaagctcgaggcttgctGGCATTGGGCGAGGCCTTCGCCTCGTCGGGAGAGATCCGAGAGAGCTTGAggctcgtcggcgtcgggcgagcctcgagctcgtcggcgtcgggcgagcctcgagcctcgtcggatctgggcgagcctcgagctcgccgggcgttggcggcctcgccaaatccggcaagctcgagctcgctcgatgccagcgagctcaaggctcgcggtcggtcgccgccatcgccgtgccggtgaccagaggaagaagaaagaaaaaaataattataatttcgattttaaaaaattgtaaagttaaagagaggagagattgtgaggttttggctttgggtgaaaataaatgggttgataaatgggttttaaaacccatttaagacccatatatctcactctctttaattttaaaacccattatgggtgctttaaaaaataagtcttgacccattaacgacccatttaaatataaatgggtcaatgacccattttaacacctctagcTCAGCTCCATCATTCCATAATTTGTCCCAAATCATTTCCGTGATCAGTAACTTTAGAGTGGCGATAGTAGTTTTTCAGACGTGAATAATTTCGTGTTAGTAATTCCATTATTTTGTCGGTAAGTACCTAAACGTGTCAGTAAAGTAGGGATTTGCAAAATTTCAGCAAGTTGATGTCCAATGGTGGTGTCAAGTGAGGAGACCATCCCCATAAACAGTTGCACCCCATTTGGACCATATCAGGTGTGGAACGTGGTAATTTATGTTTGTTTGATAATAGCCTCCAAAGAGAAGTTCCTGAAGGATATCATCTCCGATTCAGTCAATGGCTGCTATTTTGACGTGAAAAAGGTTTTCATAAGTCGATAGACTAATTGATATGGCAGAGTGAAAAGGCCATAAGCTCGTCCCAGATGTTGGAAAGTCTCAATTTTAGATGATATTCATCTCTCTGAAATGAACGTTCACTTGCACTGCATTTTATGCGAATCCTGTACTACGAAAGAGCCAAGAAACGGCTCCACTGGTTCAgagaagtaaaagaaagaattgcatcATACTTCTTTCGCCAAAACCCCAGGCAAGAAGCAGAGGTGCTGTACCTCTGCAAGATATAACGAAAAACTTACAAAGATGTCTTCCACACAACAATTCCAACTCTTTGTTTGATATCCTCCTGCCAAATCAGTTTTATCTATCATAGTTGTGCCCAGAACGGGATTTGCCTATGATCATTCTCCTGTCGTATCTTCTGTTGAGATGATTTACAGCAATTATACTTGACCTTTGAAACATTTGATATAGTGTTATGTTCTGCAAGGAAGAATCAGATGATTATCCAAAGAGAAGCTAACTGGCTGATACATGGGTACATAAAGCAAGCATATATAGAAGATTCAGGAAATTGAGCAGCTCCTCAGCGTCTCATGCACCTAATCTTTACCTGGCAATTCAGGAAGAATATCTCTCATCGTGGGTTATTATGATGCAAAACATGCTTTCAGAATAAACTATGGTGACACCCAACAGGTGCAACCTGAAATTATCCGGCCCCTCCAACTGAGCAGTATCCagttattttcttcatcaagcATGAAATCCTTGTGGTAATCTCCACTCAACTTAGCCCTAGCCTTTTTTATCAACTCCTGATCCAGAGGAAGCTGCTGGAAACCAACCCTGTTAAGACGGACTTGCCACTGCTTATATGTTTCAGGCCTCTCAACCCTCTCCAAGCCTTCACATGCCACAATATTCATAATTTCTCGCCCAAAGAAATCTCTCTCCAGAACCAACCTTTGCACATTGGCACGATCTACGGTAGTATTGAACATATCATACATAGTAGAGAGGTGAAAAAGAGCCTCACGGAATCTTGTTATGAAAAATGGTGCGTTGTAGGATCCATTTCTTATACCATGAACAAAGACATGAGGTTTCATACTCTTGATGAGGCTTAAGACCATATCTCGCTGACAATTCACCTCAACTGTCTCATCATAGAGATACTCAAATCGAGACAGACAATTCACAGCAACCACCTCTCCTTTTTGAATCTTGAGATCGGCAACTCTGATGCATTCCCAGCTCGCTGATGCTACTGCTTGGAATTCGAAAGGTATGTGAAAACGCTTACAATATTTGGCCAAACGGTGACCTGTTCCCTCAATTCTCTCAGCTGGACGAAATCCAGATTGTGGAAGCTCTATTCCTGTGATGCGCAGCTTAGTAACCCCTCCGGTTCTCTTTGAGAGCTCTTGGATAAGGATTGGCCATTGGAAACCAAAATTAATACCGAAGTCTACAATATGAAGCACTTTTGCTGTTTCTGCTGATTTCAGAATCATGTAGTTTGAGAAGAGGATTTGGAATCTCGTGAATGGACAGGTCGAATAATGAAGTTGGTATGCTCGGACCTTATCAGCTAGCGATCTCTTCTCGATAACTGAATAGTGAAAAGCTTGACTTCTACCAATACTGCCTGCAAGGCGTGCTTCCAGCCCATCTGCAAAGTAATGGGCTATCCTTTGAGAAGCATCACCGGTGGGGGATGAATCTTGTCTAATTTGCCTTAGCAGTTCACGAGCAGTTTTGAAGTCATAGGTAGAGACAGCTTGGGCACAGAGAGTCAGAAGACTCCTCAAGTCCGATCTGCTTTCGTATTCCTTCTTCTTACTATGATCCCAAGTACCATTAGGACCATGAAGGTCCTTAGTTTCAATTGACTTCTCTGATTTGCACTCTAATGAAAGAAGCCCCCCATTCTTGTTGCTGAGCAACAACTTTTCAAGCAAATCTGAAAGCTCATAGTCTTCGTTGTCCGAAGCCAATTGCTTGGTGGCCCGCCCTTCTTCAAATATGGCATAATGCCTTTCATGATTCTTTCTCCCCCTTGACCCATTTTCTGACTGATTGGTACCATTGAtgccaatttcttctttctctctgatGGTTGGAGCCAATCCTTCTTTCTCCTGATTGATATAAATGCTGCTAGGGATGAACTTCCTGGCCTCCTCTAAACCTCTATTAAATTGCAGGACAGACTCATTGTTGTTGAAGATGTGCCCAATTAGGAGCTCACTTGGAACCGAGTAATAAAACTTATCCCCATACTTAGGCAAGTAGTTTACataattgatgggagattgaaATTTGCCATCCGCGTTAGACTGCAAGACCACGTCACCAGGGCTTTTGGCATGAATGAAAACATAATCATTTCCTTCCAGATCATCATGTGTATCAAGATCCAGAGGATGGAAAGAGTTGGAGCTGGTGCTGGTAGTGCCATTACTGCCTTGACCACCGCTGCTTCCCCAAGGACTCCAACTTGAGCTGTTAATGACCGGATTGGTGTCAACCTGTTCAG
The nucleotide sequence above comes from Eucalyptus grandis isolate ANBG69807.140 chromosome 2, ASM1654582v1, whole genome shotgun sequence. Encoded proteins:
- the LOC104432714 gene encoding scarecrow-like protein 34 isoform X1 gives rise to the protein MSNPGVCDDDLYKELDMDEVDMNIEDYEELFGLTLNNSEELFQNGGLDSLFGTKDVSAADSKCQGDLLAEDFETVIPMEPSFPAFSSPVDGFKDDSLTHPAISYHSRNLSNVVKINEPPVISNSVEMTSLPCQPELKYNGPSLPINLDGDLVLPSTNKRPNLGMICCSTSSSESPNKGEESLSLSVHSNSTDPVLKHINQMLMEENMEEQPWVIPNIVALRHTEKSLYDALGKKYPDSPEQTEQVDTNPVINSSSWSPWGSSGGQGSNGTTSTSSNSFHPLDLDTHDDLEGNDYVFIHAKSPGDVVLQSNADGKFQSPINYVNYLPKYGDKFYYSVPSELLIGHIFNNNESVLQFNRGLEEARKFIPSSIYINQEKEGLAPTIREKEEIGINGTNQSENGSRGRKNHERHYAIFEEGRATKQLASDNEDYELSDLLEKLLLSNKNGGLLSLECKSEKSIETKDLHGPNGTWDHSKKKEYESRSDLRSLLTLCAQAVSTYDFKTARELLRQIRQDSSPTGDASQRIAHYFADGLEARLAGSIGRSQAFHYSVIEKRSLADKVRAYQLHYSTCPFTRFQILFSNYMILKSAETAKVLHIVDFGINFGFQWPILIQELSKRTGGVTKLRITGIELPQSGFRPAERIEGTGHRLAKYCKRFHIPFEFQAVASASWECIRVADLKIQKGEVVAVNCLSRFEYLYDETVEVNCQRDMVLSLIKSMKPHVFVHGIRNGSYNAPFFITRFREALFHLSTMYDMFNTTVDRANVQRLVLERDFFGREIMNIVACEGLERVERPETYKQWQVRLNRVGFQQLPLDQELIKKARAKLSGDYHKDFMLDEENNWILLSWRGRIISGCTCWVSP
- the LOC104432714 gene encoding scarecrow-like protein 34 isoform X3, whose product is MEPSFPAFSSPVDGFKDDSLTHPAISYHSRNLSNVVKINEPPVISNSVEMTSLPCQPELKYNGPSLPINLDGDLVLPSTNKRPNLGMICCSTSSSESPNKGEESLSLSVHSNSTDPVLKHINQMLMEENMEEQPWVIPNIVALRHTEKSLYDALGKKYPDSPEQTEQVDTNPVINSSSWSPWGSSGGQGSNGTTSTSSNSFHPLDLDTHDDLEGNDYVFIHAKSPGDVVLQSNADGKFQSPINYVNYLPKYGDKFYYSVPSELLIGHIFNNNESVLQFNRGLEEARKFIPSSIYINQEKEGLAPTIREKEEIGINGTNQSENGSRGRKNHERHYAIFEEGRATKQLASDNEDYELSDLLEKLLLSNKNGGLLSLECKSEKSIETKDLHGPNGTWDHSKKKEYESRSDLRSLLTLCAQAVSTYDFKTARELLRQIRQDSSPTGDASQRIAHYFADGLEARLAGSIGRSQAFHYSVIEKRSLADKVRAYQLHYSTCPFTRFQILFSNYMILKSAETAKVLHIVDFGINFGFQWPILIQELSKRTGGVTKLRITGIELPQSGFRPAERIEGTGHRLAKYCKRFHIPFEFQAVASASWECIRVADLKIQKGEVVAVNCLSRFEYLYDETVEVNCQRDMVLSLIKSMKPHVFVHGIRNGSYNAPFFITRFREALFHLSTMYDMFNTTVDRANVQRLVLERDFFGREIMNIVACEGLERVERPETYKQWQVRLNRVGFQQLPLDQELIKKARAKLSGDYHKDFMLDEENNWILLSWRGRIISGCTCWVSP
- the LOC104432714 gene encoding scarecrow-like protein 34 isoform X2 → MSNPGVCDDDLYKELDMDEVDMNIEDYEELFGLTLNNSEELFQNGGLDSLFGTKDVSAADSKCQGDLLAEDFETVIPMEPSFPAFSSPVDGFKDEMTSLPCQPELKYNGPSLPINLDGDLVLPSTNKRPNLGMICCSTSSSESPNKGEESLSLSVHSNSTDPVLKHINQMLMEENMEEQPWVIPNIVALRHTEKSLYDALGKKYPDSPEQTEQVDTNPVINSSSWSPWGSSGGQGSNGTTSTSSNSFHPLDLDTHDDLEGNDYVFIHAKSPGDVVLQSNADGKFQSPINYVNYLPKYGDKFYYSVPSELLIGHIFNNNESVLQFNRGLEEARKFIPSSIYINQEKEGLAPTIREKEEIGINGTNQSENGSRGRKNHERHYAIFEEGRATKQLASDNEDYELSDLLEKLLLSNKNGGLLSLECKSEKSIETKDLHGPNGTWDHSKKKEYESRSDLRSLLTLCAQAVSTYDFKTARELLRQIRQDSSPTGDASQRIAHYFADGLEARLAGSIGRSQAFHYSVIEKRSLADKVRAYQLHYSTCPFTRFQILFSNYMILKSAETAKVLHIVDFGINFGFQWPILIQELSKRTGGVTKLRITGIELPQSGFRPAERIEGTGHRLAKYCKRFHIPFEFQAVASASWECIRVADLKIQKGEVVAVNCLSRFEYLYDETVEVNCQRDMVLSLIKSMKPHVFVHGIRNGSYNAPFFITRFREALFHLSTMYDMFNTTVDRANVQRLVLERDFFGREIMNIVACEGLERVERPETYKQWQVRLNRVGFQQLPLDQELIKKARAKLSGDYHKDFMLDEENNWILLSWRGRIISGCTCWVSP